ACAAAGGTGCCGAATATTTCGCCAACCAGTTCGCCTGTTAAACCATTCTTTTTCATCTTGATTCTCCTTAAGGTACTAGAATAAGGTACTTGATTTGTGTCAACCTGTCTTCAAACCCCCGATAATCAAAAAATGGGCGCCACACGCCAGGCAAATGAAGTCGCAAGATTTGCCGCCTGATTATCAGGTTGGAGTTACTTTGGTGGGAAATAGTTGTGTCGCTTCACCTCCTTGTTGCAATACAAAAACATCACCCACAAGAATCTTATATGAGTGCCTTTGATGGATGGATGATGTGATGCTCTCGTTTGCTGCCTCTTCCCGTTTGATGAGTGCAACAGGTTCAGCCAATGGCTACAAAGACAGCGCTGGCAGGCTGAACCAACCTGAAAGGATGCGTTGACGGGGTTTGTGTTTCATGCAAAGGCCACACTTTTAAGTCGCCTGATTTGGATGATTTGCATAACACACTGTCGGTAATCATACAGCAAGTGCGATAGAGATCAACAACGCAGCAAATTATGTTTCATTGCGAAACATGGCTGCAACAAAGATGTTTTATTATGAAACGAAGATGTTTATTTGAATTGATCGGGGGTCAGGTTGAAGCGTTTCATCTTGCGCCAGAGGGTGGTCCGGCCGATGCCCAGTTGTTGGGCCATTTCGCTCATGCGTCCCTGGTAGGCCCAGCCGGCGCGGAGGATAGCTTCGCGTTCGGCTTCGGCGGTGGTGAGCAAGGGTTCGGCCTGGGGGGAATTGGCGATGACAATACGGCCGCTGCGGATGGTTTCCGACAGGTTGGCGACGCGGATGACGTTGTCGGTACTCTGGTGGAGGGCGCGTTCAAGGATGCTTTCCAGTTCACGCACGTTGCCGGGCCAGGGATAACGACAGAGTACGGCCGTTGCCTGATCATCTATCCACGCCGCCACTCCATCCCGCTCGGAGATGCGCGCCAGGAAACGTTCGGCCAGCAAGGGGATATCGTCTATACGTTCGCGCAGCGGCGGCACAGAAATGGTGAAGACGCCGAAGCGGTAATAGAGGTGGGCCAGGAACTGCTGCTCCTGAACCAGTTTCTCCACCGGCATCGAAGTGGCGCCGATGATGCGCACGTTTACCGGAATGGGCCGGGAACTGCCCAGGCGCATGACGTGGCCTGTTTCGATGACGTGCAGCAAGGCTGCCTGCATTTCCAGCGACAGCGCTTCGATCTGGTCAAACATCAGCGTGCCGCCATCGGCTAATTCAAATTTGCTGGGACGGCCGTCTGTCCGCATGTCCTGTTCCTGGCCCA
This DNA window, taken from Candidatus Leptovillus gracilis, encodes the following:
- a CDS encoding sigma 54-interacting transcriptional regulator, with amino-acid sequence MIDNHQQLLDVEASLSANDQTVECLVSLLPISYDPLLRAGYIAILRPIEQVRRLVHQQVGTRAMLALEDMPAQSSPMRAVMRQARTAARGLAPVLLRGEGGVGKNHLARAIHNDSERGAHPFLAINCRAIPHELMIGEFLGQEQDMRTDGRPSKFELADGGTLMFDQIEALSLEMQAALLHVIETGHVMRLGSSRPIPVNVRIIGATSMPVEKLVQEQQFLAHLYYRFGVFTISVPPLRERIDDIPLLAERFLARISERDGVAAWIDDQATAVLCRYPWPGNVRELESILERALHQSTDNVIRVANLSETIRSGRIVIANSPQAEPLLTTAEAEREAILRAGWAYQGRMSEMAQQLGIGRTTLWRKMKRFNLTPDQFK